One Salvelinus sp. IW2-2015 linkage group LG4q.2, ASM291031v2, whole genome shotgun sequence DNA window includes the following coding sequences:
- the pomt2 gene encoding protein O-mannosyl-transferase 2 isoform X1, with amino-acid sequence MAKKKCVAQYKDESPMLRNRRGQMNTGEQSPVSTHHESTQENTEDDRLSEGDSQSLNGTSAQHDQGIYSPNNEAQSTAFFLLVVLLSFSTRLYKIMEPPHVCWDETHFGKMGSYYINRTFFFDVHPPLGKMLIGLAGYMTGYDGTYPFLKPGDKYEHHNYWGMRGFCASLGSCLPPFAYLTVLELSQSPTAALITAAVLAFDTGCITISQYILLDPILMFFIMGAVLSMVKFNRQRYRPFSAPWWFWLVLTGVNLSGALGVKFVGLFVILLVGMNTARDLWSLLGDLHLSLMDFGKHLLSRVFGLILLPLFLYVTIFAVHFVVLNKSGPGDGFFSSAFQSRLIGNNLHNASMPEYLAYGSIITVKNLRIAGGYLHSHWHLYPEGVGAKQQQVTAYLHKDYNNMWLVHRSNDSDAQSGEPDLVRHGDIIRLEHKETTRNLHSHLHEAPLTKKHFQVTGYGINGTGDPNDLWQVEVCGGRKGDLVKVLRSKVRFLHRATGCVLYSSGKTLPKWGWEQVEITCSPYLKETPNSQWNIEDHINTKLPNISLSVLKPHFLEILLESHIVMIRGNSGLKPKDNEMNSKPWHWPINYQGLRFSGVNETEYRVYLLGNPVIWWLNLVSLGLYVVMVAVASLALHRGVQLDKRRIEHCRVLMEGGGLLLLGWLLHYVPFYTMGRILYYHHYFPAMLFSSMLTGITLDTLLQSADLWLRPPYSHWLLRGGQAMLFLAILESFYMFHPLSYGMRGPLAHDPDSTMAGLKWMDSWEF; translated from the exons ATGGCAAAGAAAAAATGTGTTGCACAATACAAAGACGAATCCCCAATGCTACGAAATCGGAGAGGCCAGATGAATACAGGGGAGCAGAGCCCTGTTTCAACCCATCATGAGTCGACCCAGGAGAATACAGAGGATGATAGACTGTCTGAAGGTGACAGCCAATCCTTAAATGGGACATCAGCACAACATGACCAGGGCATTTACTCTCCAAATAATGAGGCACAAAGCACAGCTTTCTTTCTGTTGGTGGTGTTGCTCTCTTTTTCCACACGCCTTTACAAAATCATGGAACCCCCTCATGTATG CTGGGATGAAACCCACTTTGGGAAAATGGGGAGTTACTACATTAACAGGACCTTCTTCTTTGATGTCCACCCACCACTTGGCAAA ATGCTGATCGGGCTAGCTGGGTACATGACTGGCTATGATGGCACCTACCCTTTCCTTAAACCTGGGGACAAATATGAGCACCACAACTACTGGGGGATGAGAGGG TTCTGTGCATCTCTGGGCTCCTGTCTGCCCCCCTTTGCCTACCTCACAGTGCTGGAGTTGTCCCAGTCCCCGACAGCTGCCCTCATCACTGCTGCAGTGCTGGCCTTTG acactggctgcatcaccatcTCTCAGTACATCCTTCTCGACCCCATTCTCATGTTCTTTATAATGGGAGCAGTGCTCAGCATGGTCAAGTTTAATCGACAGAGATATAG GCCCTTTAGCGCACCCTGGTGGTTCTGGCTGGTACTGACAGGGGTGAACCTGTCTGGGGCTCTGGGGGTTAAGTTTGTGGGGCTGTTTGTCATCCTGCTGGTGGGAATGAACACAGCCCGGGACCTGTGGAGTTTGCTGGGGGACCTGCACCTCTCTCTG ATGGATTTTGGGAAGCACTTGTTGTCCAGGGTGTTTGGGCTTATCCTGCTTCCCCTGTTCCTGTATGTTACAATATTTGCAGTCCACTTTGTGGTGCTGAACAAAAG TGGTCCAGGAGATGGCTTCTTCAGCTCTGCTTTTCAGTCCCGTCTGATTGGAAACAACCTACACAATGCATCCATGCCTGAGT ACCTGGCATATGGCTCTATCATCACTGTGAAGAACCTGCGTATTGCTGGAGGATACCTCCACTCTCACTGGCATCTGTACCCAGAGGGTGTAGGAGCAAAGCAGCAGCAGGTCACAGCATACCTCCATAAGGACTATAACAACATGTGGCTGGTGCATAGATCCAATGACAGTGATG CACAATCAGGAGAACCTGACCTTGTTCGTCATGGTGACATTATTCGATTGGAGCACAAAGA GACTACCCGTAACCTTCACAGTCACCTCCACGAGGCACCTCTCACTAAAAAACACTTCCAGGTCACAGGCTATGGCATC AATGGAACAGGTGACCCTAATGACCTGTGgcaggtggaggtgtgtgggggTCGGAAGGGCGACCTGGTCAAGGTGTTACGCAGCAAAGTACGCTTCCTGCACCGAGCAACTGGCTGTGTGCTCTACTCCTCTGGCAAGACTCTCCCCAAATG GGGCTGGGAACAGGTGGAGATTACATGTAGCCCATATCTGAAGGAGACCCCAAACTCTCAATGGAATATTGAGGATCATATCAATACCAAAT TGCCCAACATTAGCCTTTCAGTGCTGAAGCCCCACTTCCTGGAGATATTGCTGGAGTCCCACATCGTTATGATCAGG GGTAACAGTGGGTTGAAGCCCAAAGACAACGAAATGAACTCTAAACCCTGGCATTGGCCAATCAACTACCAG GGATTGAGGTTCTCTGGAGTGAATGAGACTGAATACCGTGTCTACCTGTTAGGGAACCCT GTGATCTGGTGGCTGAACCTGGTCAGTCTGGGCCTGTATGTGGTTATGGTGGCAGTGGCCTCTCTGGCCCTCCACAGAGGAGTCCAGCTGGATAAGAGAAGAATAG agcattGTCGCGTGCTGATGGAAGGTGGAGGGCTGCTGCTCCTGGGCTGGTTGCTGCACTACGTACCCTTCTACACCATGGGCCGCATCctttactaccaccactacttccCTGCCATGCTCTTCAGCAGCATGCTAACAG GGATCACTTTGGACACCCTGCTGCAGAGTGCTGACCTATGGCTCCGCCCACCCTATTCTCACTGGCTGCTCAGAGGAGGACAGGCAATGCTATTCCTGGCCATCCTCGAGAG CTTTTACATGTTTCACCCTCTGTCCTATGGTATGAGAGGGCCGCTGGCCCATGACCCTGATAGTACCATGGCTGGCCTGAAGTGGATGGACTCCTGGGAGTTTTAG
- the pomt2 gene encoding protein O-mannosyl-transferase 2 isoform X3 translates to MLRNRRGQMNTGEQSPVSTHHESTQENTEDDRLSEGDSQSLNGTSAQHDQGIYSPNNEAQSTAFFLLVVLLSFSTRLYKIMEPPHVCWDETHFGKMGSYYINRTFFFDVHPPLGKMLIGLAGYMTGYDGTYPFLKPGDKYEHHNYWGMRGFCASLGSCLPPFAYLTVLELSQSPTAALITAAVLAFDTGCITISQYILLDPILMFFIMGAVLSMVKFNRQRYRPFSAPWWFWLVLTGVNLSGALGVKFVGLFVILLVGMNTARDLWSLLGDLHLSLMDFGKHLLSRVFGLILLPLFLYVTIFAVHFVVLNKSGPGDGFFSSAFQSRLIGNNLHNASMPEYLAYGSIITVKNLRIAGGYLHSHWHLYPEGVGAKQQQVTAYLHKDYNNMWLVHRSNDSDAQSGEPDLVRHGDIIRLEHKETTRNLHSHLHEAPLTKKHFQVTGYGINGTGDPNDLWQVEVCGGRKGDLVKVLRSKVRFLHRATGCVLYSSGKTLPKWGWEQVEITCSPYLKETPNSQWNIEDHINTKLPNISLSVLKPHFLEILLESHIVMIRGNSGLKPKDNEMNSKPWHWPINYQGLRFSGVNETEYRVYLLGNPVIWWLNLVSLGLYVVMVAVASLALHRGVQLDKRRIEHCRVLMEGGGLLLLGWLLHYVPFYTMGRILYYHHYFPAMLFSSMLTGITLDTLLQSADLWLRPPYSHWLLRGGQAMLFLAILESFYMFHPLSYGMRGPLAHDPDSTMAGLKWMDSWEF, encoded by the exons ATGCTACGAAATCGGAGAGGCCAGATGAATACAGGGGAGCAGAGCCCTGTTTCAACCCATCATGAGTCGACCCAGGAGAATACAGAGGATGATAGACTGTCTGAAGGTGACAGCCAATCCTTAAATGGGACATCAGCACAACATGACCAGGGCATTTACTCTCCAAATAATGAGGCACAAAGCACAGCTTTCTTTCTGTTGGTGGTGTTGCTCTCTTTTTCCACACGCCTTTACAAAATCATGGAACCCCCTCATGTATG CTGGGATGAAACCCACTTTGGGAAAATGGGGAGTTACTACATTAACAGGACCTTCTTCTTTGATGTCCACCCACCACTTGGCAAA ATGCTGATCGGGCTAGCTGGGTACATGACTGGCTATGATGGCACCTACCCTTTCCTTAAACCTGGGGACAAATATGAGCACCACAACTACTGGGGGATGAGAGGG TTCTGTGCATCTCTGGGCTCCTGTCTGCCCCCCTTTGCCTACCTCACAGTGCTGGAGTTGTCCCAGTCCCCGACAGCTGCCCTCATCACTGCTGCAGTGCTGGCCTTTG acactggctgcatcaccatcTCTCAGTACATCCTTCTCGACCCCATTCTCATGTTCTTTATAATGGGAGCAGTGCTCAGCATGGTCAAGTTTAATCGACAGAGATATAG GCCCTTTAGCGCACCCTGGTGGTTCTGGCTGGTACTGACAGGGGTGAACCTGTCTGGGGCTCTGGGGGTTAAGTTTGTGGGGCTGTTTGTCATCCTGCTGGTGGGAATGAACACAGCCCGGGACCTGTGGAGTTTGCTGGGGGACCTGCACCTCTCTCTG ATGGATTTTGGGAAGCACTTGTTGTCCAGGGTGTTTGGGCTTATCCTGCTTCCCCTGTTCCTGTATGTTACAATATTTGCAGTCCACTTTGTGGTGCTGAACAAAAG TGGTCCAGGAGATGGCTTCTTCAGCTCTGCTTTTCAGTCCCGTCTGATTGGAAACAACCTACACAATGCATCCATGCCTGAGT ACCTGGCATATGGCTCTATCATCACTGTGAAGAACCTGCGTATTGCTGGAGGATACCTCCACTCTCACTGGCATCTGTACCCAGAGGGTGTAGGAGCAAAGCAGCAGCAGGTCACAGCATACCTCCATAAGGACTATAACAACATGTGGCTGGTGCATAGATCCAATGACAGTGATG CACAATCAGGAGAACCTGACCTTGTTCGTCATGGTGACATTATTCGATTGGAGCACAAAGA GACTACCCGTAACCTTCACAGTCACCTCCACGAGGCACCTCTCACTAAAAAACACTTCCAGGTCACAGGCTATGGCATC AATGGAACAGGTGACCCTAATGACCTGTGgcaggtggaggtgtgtgggggTCGGAAGGGCGACCTGGTCAAGGTGTTACGCAGCAAAGTACGCTTCCTGCACCGAGCAACTGGCTGTGTGCTCTACTCCTCTGGCAAGACTCTCCCCAAATG GGGCTGGGAACAGGTGGAGATTACATGTAGCCCATATCTGAAGGAGACCCCAAACTCTCAATGGAATATTGAGGATCATATCAATACCAAAT TGCCCAACATTAGCCTTTCAGTGCTGAAGCCCCACTTCCTGGAGATATTGCTGGAGTCCCACATCGTTATGATCAGG GGTAACAGTGGGTTGAAGCCCAAAGACAACGAAATGAACTCTAAACCCTGGCATTGGCCAATCAACTACCAG GGATTGAGGTTCTCTGGAGTGAATGAGACTGAATACCGTGTCTACCTGTTAGGGAACCCT GTGATCTGGTGGCTGAACCTGGTCAGTCTGGGCCTGTATGTGGTTATGGTGGCAGTGGCCTCTCTGGCCCTCCACAGAGGAGTCCAGCTGGATAAGAGAAGAATAG agcattGTCGCGTGCTGATGGAAGGTGGAGGGCTGCTGCTCCTGGGCTGGTTGCTGCACTACGTACCCTTCTACACCATGGGCCGCATCctttactaccaccactacttccCTGCCATGCTCTTCAGCAGCATGCTAACAG GGATCACTTTGGACACCCTGCTGCAGAGTGCTGACCTATGGCTCCGCCCACCCTATTCTCACTGGCTGCTCAGAGGAGGACAGGCAATGCTATTCCTGGCCATCCTCGAGAG CTTTTACATGTTTCACCCTCTGTCCTATGGTATGAGAGGGCCGCTGGCCCATGACCCTGATAGTACCATGGCTGGCCTGAAGTGGATGGACTCCTGGGAGTTTTAG
- the pomt2 gene encoding protein O-mannosyl-transferase 2 isoform X2 codes for MHYVTYGISDESPMLRNRRGQMNTGEQSPVSTHHESTQENTEDDRLSEGDSQSLNGTSAQHDQGIYSPNNEAQSTAFFLLVVLLSFSTRLYKIMEPPHVCWDETHFGKMGSYYINRTFFFDVHPPLGKMLIGLAGYMTGYDGTYPFLKPGDKYEHHNYWGMRGFCASLGSCLPPFAYLTVLELSQSPTAALITAAVLAFDTGCITISQYILLDPILMFFIMGAVLSMVKFNRQRYRPFSAPWWFWLVLTGVNLSGALGVKFVGLFVILLVGMNTARDLWSLLGDLHLSLMDFGKHLLSRVFGLILLPLFLYVTIFAVHFVVLNKSGPGDGFFSSAFQSRLIGNNLHNASMPEYLAYGSIITVKNLRIAGGYLHSHWHLYPEGVGAKQQQVTAYLHKDYNNMWLVHRSNDSDAQSGEPDLVRHGDIIRLEHKETTRNLHSHLHEAPLTKKHFQVTGYGINGTGDPNDLWQVEVCGGRKGDLVKVLRSKVRFLHRATGCVLYSSGKTLPKWGWEQVEITCSPYLKETPNSQWNIEDHINTKLPNISLSVLKPHFLEILLESHIVMIRGNSGLKPKDNEMNSKPWHWPINYQGLRFSGVNETEYRVYLLGNPVIWWLNLVSLGLYVVMVAVASLALHRGVQLDKRRIEHCRVLMEGGGLLLLGWLLHYVPFYTMGRILYYHHYFPAMLFSSMLTGITLDTLLQSADLWLRPPYSHWLLRGGQAMLFLAILESFYMFHPLSYGMRGPLAHDPDSTMAGLKWMDSWEF; via the exons ATGCATTACGTTACCTACGGAATATCAG ACGAATCCCCAATGCTACGAAATCGGAGAGGCCAGATGAATACAGGGGAGCAGAGCCCTGTTTCAACCCATCATGAGTCGACCCAGGAGAATACAGAGGATGATAGACTGTCTGAAGGTGACAGCCAATCCTTAAATGGGACATCAGCACAACATGACCAGGGCATTTACTCTCCAAATAATGAGGCACAAAGCACAGCTTTCTTTCTGTTGGTGGTGTTGCTCTCTTTTTCCACACGCCTTTACAAAATCATGGAACCCCCTCATGTATG CTGGGATGAAACCCACTTTGGGAAAATGGGGAGTTACTACATTAACAGGACCTTCTTCTTTGATGTCCACCCACCACTTGGCAAA ATGCTGATCGGGCTAGCTGGGTACATGACTGGCTATGATGGCACCTACCCTTTCCTTAAACCTGGGGACAAATATGAGCACCACAACTACTGGGGGATGAGAGGG TTCTGTGCATCTCTGGGCTCCTGTCTGCCCCCCTTTGCCTACCTCACAGTGCTGGAGTTGTCCCAGTCCCCGACAGCTGCCCTCATCACTGCTGCAGTGCTGGCCTTTG acactggctgcatcaccatcTCTCAGTACATCCTTCTCGACCCCATTCTCATGTTCTTTATAATGGGAGCAGTGCTCAGCATGGTCAAGTTTAATCGACAGAGATATAG GCCCTTTAGCGCACCCTGGTGGTTCTGGCTGGTACTGACAGGGGTGAACCTGTCTGGGGCTCTGGGGGTTAAGTTTGTGGGGCTGTTTGTCATCCTGCTGGTGGGAATGAACACAGCCCGGGACCTGTGGAGTTTGCTGGGGGACCTGCACCTCTCTCTG ATGGATTTTGGGAAGCACTTGTTGTCCAGGGTGTTTGGGCTTATCCTGCTTCCCCTGTTCCTGTATGTTACAATATTTGCAGTCCACTTTGTGGTGCTGAACAAAAG TGGTCCAGGAGATGGCTTCTTCAGCTCTGCTTTTCAGTCCCGTCTGATTGGAAACAACCTACACAATGCATCCATGCCTGAGT ACCTGGCATATGGCTCTATCATCACTGTGAAGAACCTGCGTATTGCTGGAGGATACCTCCACTCTCACTGGCATCTGTACCCAGAGGGTGTAGGAGCAAAGCAGCAGCAGGTCACAGCATACCTCCATAAGGACTATAACAACATGTGGCTGGTGCATAGATCCAATGACAGTGATG CACAATCAGGAGAACCTGACCTTGTTCGTCATGGTGACATTATTCGATTGGAGCACAAAGA GACTACCCGTAACCTTCACAGTCACCTCCACGAGGCACCTCTCACTAAAAAACACTTCCAGGTCACAGGCTATGGCATC AATGGAACAGGTGACCCTAATGACCTGTGgcaggtggaggtgtgtgggggTCGGAAGGGCGACCTGGTCAAGGTGTTACGCAGCAAAGTACGCTTCCTGCACCGAGCAACTGGCTGTGTGCTCTACTCCTCTGGCAAGACTCTCCCCAAATG GGGCTGGGAACAGGTGGAGATTACATGTAGCCCATATCTGAAGGAGACCCCAAACTCTCAATGGAATATTGAGGATCATATCAATACCAAAT TGCCCAACATTAGCCTTTCAGTGCTGAAGCCCCACTTCCTGGAGATATTGCTGGAGTCCCACATCGTTATGATCAGG GGTAACAGTGGGTTGAAGCCCAAAGACAACGAAATGAACTCTAAACCCTGGCATTGGCCAATCAACTACCAG GGATTGAGGTTCTCTGGAGTGAATGAGACTGAATACCGTGTCTACCTGTTAGGGAACCCT GTGATCTGGTGGCTGAACCTGGTCAGTCTGGGCCTGTATGTGGTTATGGTGGCAGTGGCCTCTCTGGCCCTCCACAGAGGAGTCCAGCTGGATAAGAGAAGAATAG agcattGTCGCGTGCTGATGGAAGGTGGAGGGCTGCTGCTCCTGGGCTGGTTGCTGCACTACGTACCCTTCTACACCATGGGCCGCATCctttactaccaccactacttccCTGCCATGCTCTTCAGCAGCATGCTAACAG GGATCACTTTGGACACCCTGCTGCAGAGTGCTGACCTATGGCTCCGCCCACCCTATTCTCACTGGCTGCTCAGAGGAGGACAGGCAATGCTATTCCTGGCCATCCTCGAGAG CTTTTACATGTTTCACCCTCTGTCCTATGGTATGAGAGGGCCGCTGGCCCATGACCCTGATAGTACCATGGCTGGCCTGAAGTGGATGGACTCCTGGGAGTTTTAG
- the pomt2 gene encoding protein O-mannosyl-transferase 2 isoform X5: protein MGSYYINRTFFFDVHPPLGKMLIGLAGYMTGYDGTYPFLKPGDKYEHHNYWGMRGFCASLGSCLPPFAYLTVLELSQSPTAALITAAVLAFDTGCITISQYILLDPILMFFIMGAVLSMVKFNRQRYRPFSAPWWFWLVLTGVNLSGALGVKFVGLFVILLVGMNTARDLWSLLGDLHLSLMDFGKHLLSRVFGLILLPLFLYVTIFAVHFVVLNKSGPGDGFFSSAFQSRLIGNNLHNASMPEYLAYGSIITVKNLRIAGGYLHSHWHLYPEGVGAKQQQVTAYLHKDYNNMWLVHRSNDSDAQSGEPDLVRHGDIIRLEHKETTRNLHSHLHEAPLTKKHFQVTGYGINGTGDPNDLWQVEVCGGRKGDLVKVLRSKVRFLHRATGCVLYSSGKTLPKWGWEQVEITCSPYLKETPNSQWNIEDHINTKLPNISLSVLKPHFLEILLESHIVMIRGNSGLKPKDNEMNSKPWHWPINYQGLRFSGVNETEYRVYLLGNPVIWWLNLVSLGLYVVMVAVASLALHRGVQLDKRRIEHCRVLMEGGGLLLLGWLLHYVPFYTMGRILYYHHYFPAMLFSSMLTGITLDTLLQSADLWLRPPYSHWLLRGGQAMLFLAILESFYMFHPLSYGMRGPLAHDPDSTMAGLKWMDSWEF, encoded by the exons ATGGGGAGTTACTACATTAACAGGACCTTCTTCTTTGATGTCCACCCACCACTTGGCAAA ATGCTGATCGGGCTAGCTGGGTACATGACTGGCTATGATGGCACCTACCCTTTCCTTAAACCTGGGGACAAATATGAGCACCACAACTACTGGGGGATGAGAGGG TTCTGTGCATCTCTGGGCTCCTGTCTGCCCCCCTTTGCCTACCTCACAGTGCTGGAGTTGTCCCAGTCCCCGACAGCTGCCCTCATCACTGCTGCAGTGCTGGCCTTTG acactggctgcatcaccatcTCTCAGTACATCCTTCTCGACCCCATTCTCATGTTCTTTATAATGGGAGCAGTGCTCAGCATGGTCAAGTTTAATCGACAGAGATATAG GCCCTTTAGCGCACCCTGGTGGTTCTGGCTGGTACTGACAGGGGTGAACCTGTCTGGGGCTCTGGGGGTTAAGTTTGTGGGGCTGTTTGTCATCCTGCTGGTGGGAATGAACACAGCCCGGGACCTGTGGAGTTTGCTGGGGGACCTGCACCTCTCTCTG ATGGATTTTGGGAAGCACTTGTTGTCCAGGGTGTTTGGGCTTATCCTGCTTCCCCTGTTCCTGTATGTTACAATATTTGCAGTCCACTTTGTGGTGCTGAACAAAAG TGGTCCAGGAGATGGCTTCTTCAGCTCTGCTTTTCAGTCCCGTCTGATTGGAAACAACCTACACAATGCATCCATGCCTGAGT ACCTGGCATATGGCTCTATCATCACTGTGAAGAACCTGCGTATTGCTGGAGGATACCTCCACTCTCACTGGCATCTGTACCCAGAGGGTGTAGGAGCAAAGCAGCAGCAGGTCACAGCATACCTCCATAAGGACTATAACAACATGTGGCTGGTGCATAGATCCAATGACAGTGATG CACAATCAGGAGAACCTGACCTTGTTCGTCATGGTGACATTATTCGATTGGAGCACAAAGA GACTACCCGTAACCTTCACAGTCACCTCCACGAGGCACCTCTCACTAAAAAACACTTCCAGGTCACAGGCTATGGCATC AATGGAACAGGTGACCCTAATGACCTGTGgcaggtggaggtgtgtgggggTCGGAAGGGCGACCTGGTCAAGGTGTTACGCAGCAAAGTACGCTTCCTGCACCGAGCAACTGGCTGTGTGCTCTACTCCTCTGGCAAGACTCTCCCCAAATG GGGCTGGGAACAGGTGGAGATTACATGTAGCCCATATCTGAAGGAGACCCCAAACTCTCAATGGAATATTGAGGATCATATCAATACCAAAT TGCCCAACATTAGCCTTTCAGTGCTGAAGCCCCACTTCCTGGAGATATTGCTGGAGTCCCACATCGTTATGATCAGG GGTAACAGTGGGTTGAAGCCCAAAGACAACGAAATGAACTCTAAACCCTGGCATTGGCCAATCAACTACCAG GGATTGAGGTTCTCTGGAGTGAATGAGACTGAATACCGTGTCTACCTGTTAGGGAACCCT GTGATCTGGTGGCTGAACCTGGTCAGTCTGGGCCTGTATGTGGTTATGGTGGCAGTGGCCTCTCTGGCCCTCCACAGAGGAGTCCAGCTGGATAAGAGAAGAATAG agcattGTCGCGTGCTGATGGAAGGTGGAGGGCTGCTGCTCCTGGGCTGGTTGCTGCACTACGTACCCTTCTACACCATGGGCCGCATCctttactaccaccactacttccCTGCCATGCTCTTCAGCAGCATGCTAACAG GGATCACTTTGGACACCCTGCTGCAGAGTGCTGACCTATGGCTCCGCCCACCCTATTCTCACTGGCTGCTCAGAGGAGGACAGGCAATGCTATTCCTGGCCATCCTCGAGAG CTTTTACATGTTTCACCCTCTGTCCTATGGTATGAGAGGGCCGCTGGCCCATGACCCTGATAGTACCATGGCTGGCCTGAAGTGGATGGACTCCTGGGAGTTTTAG
- the pomt2 gene encoding protein O-mannosyl-transferase 2 isoform X4: protein MKHIGWDETHFGKMGSYYINRTFFFDVHPPLGKMLIGLAGYMTGYDGTYPFLKPGDKYEHHNYWGMRGFCASLGSCLPPFAYLTVLELSQSPTAALITAAVLAFDTGCITISQYILLDPILMFFIMGAVLSMVKFNRQRYRPFSAPWWFWLVLTGVNLSGALGVKFVGLFVILLVGMNTARDLWSLLGDLHLSLMDFGKHLLSRVFGLILLPLFLYVTIFAVHFVVLNKSGPGDGFFSSAFQSRLIGNNLHNASMPEYLAYGSIITVKNLRIAGGYLHSHWHLYPEGVGAKQQQVTAYLHKDYNNMWLVHRSNDSDAQSGEPDLVRHGDIIRLEHKETTRNLHSHLHEAPLTKKHFQVTGYGINGTGDPNDLWQVEVCGGRKGDLVKVLRSKVRFLHRATGCVLYSSGKTLPKWGWEQVEITCSPYLKETPNSQWNIEDHINTKLPNISLSVLKPHFLEILLESHIVMIRGNSGLKPKDNEMNSKPWHWPINYQGLRFSGVNETEYRVYLLGNPVIWWLNLVSLGLYVVMVAVASLALHRGVQLDKRRIEHCRVLMEGGGLLLLGWLLHYVPFYTMGRILYYHHYFPAMLFSSMLTGITLDTLLQSADLWLRPPYSHWLLRGGQAMLFLAILESFYMFHPLSYGMRGPLAHDPDSTMAGLKWMDSWEF from the exons ATGAAGCACATCgg CTGGGATGAAACCCACTTTGGGAAAATGGGGAGTTACTACATTAACAGGACCTTCTTCTTTGATGTCCACCCACCACTTGGCAAA ATGCTGATCGGGCTAGCTGGGTACATGACTGGCTATGATGGCACCTACCCTTTCCTTAAACCTGGGGACAAATATGAGCACCACAACTACTGGGGGATGAGAGGG TTCTGTGCATCTCTGGGCTCCTGTCTGCCCCCCTTTGCCTACCTCACAGTGCTGGAGTTGTCCCAGTCCCCGACAGCTGCCCTCATCACTGCTGCAGTGCTGGCCTTTG acactggctgcatcaccatcTCTCAGTACATCCTTCTCGACCCCATTCTCATGTTCTTTATAATGGGAGCAGTGCTCAGCATGGTCAAGTTTAATCGACAGAGATATAG GCCCTTTAGCGCACCCTGGTGGTTCTGGCTGGTACTGACAGGGGTGAACCTGTCTGGGGCTCTGGGGGTTAAGTTTGTGGGGCTGTTTGTCATCCTGCTGGTGGGAATGAACACAGCCCGGGACCTGTGGAGTTTGCTGGGGGACCTGCACCTCTCTCTG ATGGATTTTGGGAAGCACTTGTTGTCCAGGGTGTTTGGGCTTATCCTGCTTCCCCTGTTCCTGTATGTTACAATATTTGCAGTCCACTTTGTGGTGCTGAACAAAAG TGGTCCAGGAGATGGCTTCTTCAGCTCTGCTTTTCAGTCCCGTCTGATTGGAAACAACCTACACAATGCATCCATGCCTGAGT ACCTGGCATATGGCTCTATCATCACTGTGAAGAACCTGCGTATTGCTGGAGGATACCTCCACTCTCACTGGCATCTGTACCCAGAGGGTGTAGGAGCAAAGCAGCAGCAGGTCACAGCATACCTCCATAAGGACTATAACAACATGTGGCTGGTGCATAGATCCAATGACAGTGATG CACAATCAGGAGAACCTGACCTTGTTCGTCATGGTGACATTATTCGATTGGAGCACAAAGA GACTACCCGTAACCTTCACAGTCACCTCCACGAGGCACCTCTCACTAAAAAACACTTCCAGGTCACAGGCTATGGCATC AATGGAACAGGTGACCCTAATGACCTGTGgcaggtggaggtgtgtgggggTCGGAAGGGCGACCTGGTCAAGGTGTTACGCAGCAAAGTACGCTTCCTGCACCGAGCAACTGGCTGTGTGCTCTACTCCTCTGGCAAGACTCTCCCCAAATG GGGCTGGGAACAGGTGGAGATTACATGTAGCCCATATCTGAAGGAGACCCCAAACTCTCAATGGAATATTGAGGATCATATCAATACCAAAT TGCCCAACATTAGCCTTTCAGTGCTGAAGCCCCACTTCCTGGAGATATTGCTGGAGTCCCACATCGTTATGATCAGG GGTAACAGTGGGTTGAAGCCCAAAGACAACGAAATGAACTCTAAACCCTGGCATTGGCCAATCAACTACCAG GGATTGAGGTTCTCTGGAGTGAATGAGACTGAATACCGTGTCTACCTGTTAGGGAACCCT GTGATCTGGTGGCTGAACCTGGTCAGTCTGGGCCTGTATGTGGTTATGGTGGCAGTGGCCTCTCTGGCCCTCCACAGAGGAGTCCAGCTGGATAAGAGAAGAATAG agcattGTCGCGTGCTGATGGAAGGTGGAGGGCTGCTGCTCCTGGGCTGGTTGCTGCACTACGTACCCTTCTACACCATGGGCCGCATCctttactaccaccactacttccCTGCCATGCTCTTCAGCAGCATGCTAACAG GGATCACTTTGGACACCCTGCTGCAGAGTGCTGACCTATGGCTCCGCCCACCCTATTCTCACTGGCTGCTCAGAGGAGGACAGGCAATGCTATTCCTGGCCATCCTCGAGAG CTTTTACATGTTTCACCCTCTGTCCTATGGTATGAGAGGGCCGCTGGCCCATGACCCTGATAGTACCATGGCTGGCCTGAAGTGGATGGACTCCTGGGAGTTTTAG